GCAACTTTGAGAAAAAGTATGGTTCAAACTTTGGCGTGCGTAGTGAAATTACGACGGATACGTTAAAGAAACAAGACAACAATCAGCCGCTGATACCGGCTCAGAATCCTGAAGAACAGCTTAAACCATAAGCGTGGAAGGATAGAGAATCCGCTTCACTCTTTATATTTTGTAATGAAGACATAACCCTGGGGTTATGTCTTTTTTGCGTGCATATCTTCTGAAGGATTAAGGCATAATAGGGCCGGATGGATATTTAAGAAAATAATGACAACTAGGAGCGGTGTATAAACATGATGACTTCTATATTTTCTTCAAGCGGAGATACTGCGATGGCAGTGGCGGGTCAGTATTTTTTTTATTTTATGGTCTACTCTTTTTTAGGTTGGGTATTGGAAGGTACATATAACTTATATAGCAATGGAAGCTTTCGCAAAGAGGGGTTTCTAAAAGGTCCCTTTAAGCCCATGTATGGATTCGCACCACTGCTTCTACTGATTGCCAGAGACTTAACTCTGCCTTTCCCAATGTTCCTTCTTCTAGCGTTAGTCATTCCTTCAGCTGTTGAATACATAAGTGGTTGGTTGCTGAAGAGCGTGTTTCAAAAGCAATGGTGGGATTATTCAGGAATGTCTTATCAACTGCAAGGGCATATTTGCCTTCGTTTCTCTCTATATTGGTGGGCGTTATCGGTAGCTTGTGTGTATGGGATTCAGCCGTTTATGGAGCGTTTATATTCTCTTGTCCAAAATGTTTGGGGAATTATATTTCCTTTGGCGGGTCTTTACCTTATGGCGGATTTATTATGGACTTGCTGGAGTCGGTATCGGAGTGAAAAGAGCCCCCAATATCAAGATTAAACTGAGTTCTATATGGACATTGTGAGCATTCTTTTGTGTATGAAGCACAAACATTTCAAGGACAAGCCTCTCAATCTTGCATATCAGTTTTGTGTCGTAAATAATATAGCCATATATTAAATACTAGACGGACTGGTGGAGATAACGATGACAGGGAAGATTCTAGTAAGCGCATGTCTGTTAGGACATAAAGTACGTTATGATAATGGTGATGTGCCGTGTCTAGATGCCCGTTTCCTGAAGTGGTATGAGGAAGGACGTTTTGTCCATATTTGTCCTGAGGTAGTCGGTGGGTTACCAACGCCTCGCCCCGATGCTCAGCGGCAAGGTGAGCGGGTAGTGACGGGTGCAGGTGCAGATGTTACAGAACCCTTTATGAAAGGTGCTCAAGCAACGCTGAAGCTGGCTACAGAACATCAAGTTGCATTAGCGATTTTGAAACAGGATAGTCCTTCTTGTGGTAGTCTGTATATTTATGATGGAACATTTATGGATACGAAGATGTCAGGAGAAGGTACAACTACGGAGTTATTACGGCAGTATGGGTTTAAGGTGTTCGGTGAAGATCAACTAGATGAAGTGGAGAAAGAACTAGCCCGGATGGATGGGTAAGTCATTCTTAAAGTCATAAATGGAACTCATGCTACATAATGTGTATAAGGGAAACGAAGCAGTGTCCTTGGGAGAGGAATTGCCGTCCGAAGAGCCATCCTTTATTTGGGATTGGAGGCGGACGCAGATGAGTATTGATCAGCTCATTTCATTGCTCGTTCTTGTCATCATGATCGTACAGCTTGCCGGCTACAAAGGGAAACATTAAGTTCAAAGTCTCACCTCATTGTAACTGCTTCCGGACCTCAGAAACTATTGAGCCGTTCGGAAGCTTTTTTTGTTCCACGCTAAGCATATTGCCGAATCTAAAGGATTCCATCACAGAGATGTCTAATATATACATAATGTGGGTTTTTGGGAAGCTGGAGGAAAATAGGATGATGTTCTACTAAACGGTGTGAAAGGATGGATGAATAGCGTGCCGATGTCTGAGTATTATCAGGAAATCCGAGGAAAAGTGGGATCAGAGTTATTAATGATGCCCTCCGTAGCTGCAGTAATAAGAAATAAAGAAGATGATATTCTATTTATCCGCAAACCTGAAGAGTCCTTGTGGGGATTGCCAGCAGGAGCCATCGAGCCAGGGGAACGTCCGGGAAGAACTTTGCGCAGAGAAGTATATGAAGAGACTGGATTAATGGTAAATCCTACTTCCATTCTTGGGGTTTTTGGTGGAGGGAAATATAGATACGAATATAACAATGGAGACCAGGTGGAATATACAGTTATCGTATTTGAGTGTTCTATCATCCGTGGAACGCTGAGAGCAATGGATGGAGAAGTCGAAGAATTTAAGTTCTTTAAAGAGAGTGAGCTGCCCGAGATGGCCATTCCCTATCCAGTGGAGATTTTCAAGAAAGACCGTGAGGCAGCAAAAACGATATTTGAATAAGCAGGAGAGGAGTTACTCATGAAGACTTTTATTTATATGATTAGGCACGCAGTATCACCTTTTGTGCTTGGAGATGAGAGGGAACGAGGATTATCTGATAAAGGGCATGAGGATGCTTATAGAATTAAAGAAATATTGGCAGAGGAGGAGATCACACATTTTATCTCCAGTCCTTATAGACGAGCCATAGATACGGTTAAGTATTTGACTGAGGCTTCGGATCATGAGATTGAGCTGTATGAGGAGCTTAGAGAAAGAGCTATCGCAAGCATGGAGATTGAGATCAGTGAACAAGAATATCTTCAGGGAATACGGACCTCATTCACAGACTTACAATATAAAATGCCGGATGGAGAGAGTACTCAGGAAGCTCAAGAGCGTGCGATTCCAATCATAAAAGAATTGATCCGGCAAAATAAAGGCAGTAAAATCGCACTTGGTACGCACGGGAATATCATGACCATTATCCTGAATTACTTCAATAAAGAGTATGGTTATGAGTTCTTTGAACAGACTTCCAAACCAGATATTTATAAGTTGGAATTTGATGAATTAGAGCTTACTAGTGTGGAACGAATGTGGAATCCCGAAGCGCTGAGTAAATGAGATATTTTATTAAGCTCAATGGATTAAGCGCATTTTATGCCTTTATGTTGTTTGTCGTCATAGAGCTACTAGTGAATATTTATCGAATCAGTAGAATTTCGGGCTTGGAGCTGGGTAAAGTAGATAACTTGCTGCTTATCTTCATGCTTGTATTATTTATATTTTCTTCTATAGGGTTTGTTTGGATTACAAAAAAATATTTCAACGGTAAAAAATCCAAATATTTCACTGCG
This Paenibacillus sp. FSL R5-0345 DNA region includes the following protein-coding sequences:
- a CDS encoding putative ABC transporter permease: MMTSIFSSSGDTAMAVAGQYFFYFMVYSFLGWVLEGTYNLYSNGSFRKEGFLKGPFKPMYGFAPLLLLIARDLTLPFPMFLLLALVIPSAVEYISGWLLKSVFQKQWWDYSGMSYQLQGHICLRFSLYWWALSVACVYGIQPFMERLYSLVQNVWGIIFPLAGLYLMADLLWTCWSRYRSEKSPQYQD
- a CDS encoding DUF523 domain-containing protein, encoding MTGKILVSACLLGHKVRYDNGDVPCLDARFLKWYEEGRFVHICPEVVGGLPTPRPDAQRQGERVVTGAGADVTEPFMKGAQATLKLATEHQVALAILKQDSPSCGSLYIYDGTFMDTKMSGEGTTTELLRQYGFKVFGEDQLDEVEKELARMDG
- a CDS encoding NUDIX domain-containing protein, producing the protein MPMSEYYQEIRGKVGSELLMMPSVAAVIRNKEDDILFIRKPEESLWGLPAGAIEPGERPGRTLRREVYEETGLMVNPTSILGVFGGGKYRYEYNNGDQVEYTVIVFECSIIRGTLRAMDGEVEEFKFFKESELPEMAIPYPVEIFKKDREAAKTIFE
- a CDS encoding histidine phosphatase family protein, producing the protein MKTFIYMIRHAVSPFVLGDERERGLSDKGHEDAYRIKEILAEEEITHFISSPYRRAIDTVKYLTEASDHEIELYEELRERAIASMEIEISEQEYLQGIRTSFTDLQYKMPDGESTQEAQERAIPIIKELIRQNKGSKIALGTHGNIMTIILNYFNKEYGYEFFEQTSKPDIYKLEFDELELTSVERMWNPEALSK